A genomic stretch from Oncorhynchus kisutch isolate 150728-3 unplaced genomic scaffold, Okis_V2 scaffold3971, whole genome shotgun sequence includes:
- the LOC116372931 gene encoding keratin-associated protein 10-4-like codes for MEMDCVPVDCVLVDCVLVDCVPVDCVLVDCDPVDCVPVDCVLVDCVPVDCVPVDCALVDCVPVDCVPVDCALVDCVPVDCDLVDCVPVDCDLVDCVPVDCALVDCVPVDCVPVDCALVDCVPVDCVPVDCDIVDCVPVDCVPVDCVPVDCVLVDCVPVDCVLVDCFPVDCALVDCVPVDCVPVDCVPVDCAPVDCDPVDCVLVDCDPVDCVLVDCAPVDCDPVGCAPVDCDPVDCAPVDCDPMDCVLVDCDPVDCFLVDCDPVDCVLVDCVLVDCVLVDCILVDCVPVDCVPVDCAPVL; via the coding sequence atggaaatggaCTGTGTTCCAGTGGACTGTGTTCTAGTGGACTGTGTTCTAGTGGACTGTGTTCCAGTGGACTGTGTTCTAGTGGACTGTGATCCAGTGGACTGTGTTCCAGTGGACTGTGTTCTAGTGGACTGTGTTCCAGTGGACTGTGTTCCAGTGGACTGTGCTCTAGTGGACTGTGTTCCAGTGGACTGTGTTCCAGTGGACTGTGCTCTAGTGGACTGTGTTCCAGTGGACTGTGATCTAGTGGACTGTGTTCCAGTGGACTGTGATCTAGTGGACTGTGTTCCAGTGGACTGTGCTCTAGTGGACTGTGTTCCAGTGGACTGTGTTCCAGTGGACTGTGCTCTAGTGGACTGTGTTCCAGTGGACTGTGTTCCAGTGGACTGTGATATAGTGGACTGTGTTCCAGTGGACTGTGTTCCAGTGGACTGTGTTCCAGTGGACTGTGTTCTAGTGGACTGTGTTCCAGTGGACTGTGTTCTAGTGGACTGTTTTCCAGTGGACTGTGCTCTAGTGGACTGTGTTCCAGTGGACTGTGTTCCAGTGGACTGTGTTCCAGTGGACTGTGCTCCAGTGGACTGTGATCCAGTGGACTGTGTTCTAGTGGACTGTGATCCAGTGGACTGTGTTCTAGTGGACTGTGCTCCAGTGGACTGTGATCCAGTGGGCTGTGCTCCAGTGGACTGTGATCCAGTGGACTGTGCTCCAGTGGACTGTGACCCCATGGACTGTGTTCTAGTGGACTGTGATCCAGTGGACTGTTTTCTAGTGGACTGTGATCCAGTGGACTGTGTTCTAGTGGACTGTGTTCTAGTGGACTGTGTTCTAGTGGACTGTATTCTAGTGGACTGTGTTCCAGTGGACTGTGTTCCAGTGGACTGTGCTCCAGTGCTTTAG